The Paenibacillus tianjinensis genome has a window encoding:
- a CDS encoding transglycosylase domain-containing protein, translating to MSRDEISRTNNRNRQPNQSNSKGKSKKKKKFLTKKRVLWSLFFAMALAIFCALGGYLFIMLNGQKLLNENQDKLTVNPPTQIFDRNANLIGELSLEKSDPVEYEDIPEQVINAFVATEDKRFFEHKGVDFWSIGRAAVKDIAARSMVEGGSTITQQLAKNIFLTRDKTFFRKATEVSIAVALENTKTKPEIITMYLNRIPFGGTVYGIKAASIRYFGKSNLKDLELWQIATLAAMPKGPSRYNPLRNPELSKERRGVVLQLMYDQGYITKEQMDEAKVVDYNYKPPESKQRYQAFIDFAIDEAEEKFGLTEDDLNIGGYKIYTTMDKHAQETVEDAFADSDNFEESVDDELVQGSMTIINQENGSIVALMGGRNYEKKGFSRVNGSRRSPGSSFKPLVAYAPALESGKFTSESMLSNEKQCFGTYCPNNLHGYSSTISMSAAITKSENIPAVWLLNEIGVNTGFQFAKKLGINLSDDDKNLSLALGGMSKGTNTLEMAQAYSSFANGGELREAYSIKSIANSDGETVYKANTTPERVMSENTAYQMTQMMQEVVTDGTGKKAKINRPVAGKTGTTQSGYEGISSNRDVWFVGYTPEWTAAVWMGYDKPNKTHLLKNSSPLAAAFWGKVMEKALEGVPSKSFPTPEGAVKTEPTATPETVQPVNGLTAAYDPSTMTVNLSWEPAQTEGVEYRIYRRETSEADYSQLLNTMSTSVGDISAMPGLTYEYYVTAYYPELDTESEPSGAVTVAVQDEAPTTEPEPTLDPNQPTDNPGNGENNGNGNGAGNGVPGGNNGNGNGNGNGNGNGNGGGNGNGNGAGNGAGSGGAPTNPPESTTTQPPATLAPTATPVVTPGSGNAGPVDGTEAGADPAAPL from the coding sequence ATGTCCAGAGACGAAATATCCAGGACGAACAATAGAAACAGACAACCGAACCAGTCGAATTCCAAAGGGAAGTCTAAGAAAAAGAAAAAGTTTCTAACCAAGAAACGTGTGCTGTGGAGTTTATTTTTTGCAATGGCGCTGGCGATTTTCTGTGCGCTTGGAGGTTACCTGTTCATTATGCTCAATGGCCAGAAGCTGTTGAATGAGAATCAGGACAAACTAACGGTGAATCCGCCAACGCAAATTTTTGACCGGAATGCGAACCTGATCGGGGAGCTGTCGCTTGAGAAAAGCGATCCGGTCGAATACGAGGACATTCCGGAGCAGGTGATTAACGCCTTCGTCGCAACAGAGGATAAACGGTTCTTTGAACACAAGGGTGTAGATTTCTGGTCGATCGGCCGCGCAGCCGTAAAGGATATTGCAGCCCGCAGTATGGTGGAGGGCGGTAGTACCATTACCCAGCAGCTGGCCAAGAATATCTTCCTTACACGCGATAAGACCTTTTTCCGTAAAGCGACAGAGGTATCAATTGCTGTAGCTTTGGAGAATACAAAGACCAAACCTGAAATTATCACGATGTATCTTAACCGTATTCCCTTTGGCGGAACGGTGTACGGCATCAAGGCGGCATCGATCCGTTATTTCGGCAAGAGCAATCTGAAGGATCTGGAGCTGTGGCAAATTGCAACCCTGGCAGCGATGCCGAAGGGGCCTTCCCGCTACAACCCGCTCCGCAATCCTGAGCTCTCAAAAGAGCGCCGGGGAGTAGTCCTGCAGCTCATGTATGATCAGGGTTATATCACTAAGGAACAGATGGACGAGGCTAAAGTGGTGGATTACAACTACAAGCCGCCGGAAAGCAAGCAGCGCTATCAGGCATTTATTGATTTTGCCATTGATGAAGCAGAAGAGAAATTCGGACTGACAGAGGATGATTTGAACATCGGCGGCTACAAAATCTATACCACGATGGATAAGCATGCCCAGGAAACCGTGGAGGATGCTTTTGCCGACAGCGATAACTTTGAGGAAAGTGTGGACGATGAGCTTGTACAGGGCTCTATGACCATCATTAATCAGGAAAACGGCAGCATTGTCGCCCTGATGGGCGGACGCAATTATGAGAAAAAAGGCTTTAGCCGTGTTAACGGCAGCCGTCGTTCTCCGGGTTCCTCCTTTAAGCCGCTGGTTGCTTATGCGCCGGCTCTAGAATCTGGAAAGTTTACAAGCGAATCCATGCTCAGCAACGAGAAACAGTGCTTTGGCACCTACTGTCCGAACAACCTGCACGGGTACTCGTCAACGATCAGCATGAGCGCGGCGATTACGAAGTCAGAGAATATTCCGGCGGTTTGGCTGCTGAATGAAATCGGTGTGAACACCGGCTTCCAGTTTGCGAAAAAGCTTGGCATTAATCTGAGTGACGATGATAAGAATCTGTCGCTCGCGCTCGGTGGTATGAGTAAAGGAACGAATACACTGGAAATGGCCCAGGCCTACAGTTCTTTTGCCAACGGCGGGGAACTTAGGGAAGCCTATTCGATTAAGTCGATTGCCAACAGCGACGGAGAAACGGTCTATAAAGCGAACACTACACCTGAACGGGTAATGAGTGAGAATACGGCCTACCAGATGACACAAATGATGCAAGAGGTCGTAACTGACGGAACAGGTAAAAAAGCAAAAATCAACCGTCCAGTTGCCGGTAAGACCGGTACCACGCAAAGCGGTTACGAAGGAATCAGCTCTAACCGAGACGTCTGGTTCGTCGGGTATACACCGGAATGGACCGCAGCAGTCTGGATGGGGTATGACAAGCCCAACAAGACCCATCTGCTTAAGAACAGTAGCCCGCTTGCTGCTGCATTCTGGGGAAAGGTGATGGAAAAGGCGCTGGAGGGAGTTCCAAGCAAGTCGTTCCCTACACCTGAGGGTGCAGTGAAGACAGAACCAACAGCAACACCTGAAACGGTGCAGCCTGTGAACGGCTTAACTGCGGCATATGATCCATCCACGATGACCGTGAACCTCAGCTGGGAGCCTGCGCAGACGGAAGGCGTGGAATACCGCATCTACCGCCGCGAGACTTCAGAGGCTGATTATAGTCAGTTACTTAACACCATGTCTACCAGTGTAGGCGACATAAGTGCTATGCCTGGTTTGACGTATGAGTATTATGTGACGGCTTACTATCCTGAACTGGATACGGAAAGCGAGCCTTCCGGAGCTGTTACTGTTGCAGTACAGGATGAAGCCCCTACAACGGAGCCGGAACCGACGCTTGATCCCAATCAACCGACAGATAACCCTGGTAACGGTGAAAATAACGGGAACGGGAATGGTGCCGGAAACGGTGTTCCTGGCGGCAATAACGGTAATGGTAATGGTAATGGTAATGGTAATGGCAATGGCAATGGTGGAGGGAATGGGAACGGTAATGGTGCAGGGAATGGAGCCGGCAGCGGCGGAGCACCTACAAATCCCCCTGAGAGTACTACGACCCAGCCTCCGGCCACATTGGCACCGACTGCTACTCCGGTAGTTACACCGGGCAGCGGCAACGCCGGGCCGGTTGACGGTACCGAAGCGGGAGCGGATCCGGCAGCTCCATTGTAG
- a CDS encoding DUF402 domain-containing protein, giving the protein MKRKFGDRANWRRITRRHFACRYVETREFSGYITLYTIYGLKEPLWKSYGRHTYRIADKGYSWLQYFPKDSHYIVTAMFDERQNIVQWYIDTCKVQGVTDQGVPWFDDLYLDVVVLWNGEVFLLDEDELEEALEREDITDSDYNLAWATAKSILRSIDAHAFPYFALSLKHRAELFHHGEFRRK; this is encoded by the coding sequence ATGAAACGTAAATTCGGAGACCGGGCCAACTGGCGCCGGATTACGCGCCGCCATTTTGCCTGCCGCTATGTGGAAACCCGGGAATTCAGCGGTTATATCACACTTTATACTATTTACGGGCTGAAGGAACCTCTGTGGAAGAGCTACGGCAGACATACATACCGTATCGCGGACAAAGGCTATTCATGGCTGCAGTATTTCCCCAAGGATAGTCATTATATTGTCACGGCAATGTTTGATGAACGGCAGAATATTGTACAATGGTACATAGACACCTGCAAGGTTCAGGGGGTTACAGATCAGGGAGTCCCCTGGTTTGATGATTTATATCTGGATGTTGTAGTACTGTGGAACGGTGAGGTATTTTTGCTCGATGAGGATGAGCTTGAGGAAGCACTGGAGCGGGAAGATATTACGGACAGTGACTATAATCTGGCCTGGGCAACAGCCAAGAGTATTCTGCGCAGCATAGACGCACACGCCTTTCCTTATTTTGCTCTTTCTCTGAAGCACCGTGCCGAATTGTTTCACCACGGAGAATTCAGGAGGAAATAG
- a CDS encoding YdcF family protein — translation MEWYVYQKGSSPIRKVSRRGRSRPKRNLLIACFILVVAGLLWCAAVFNIINNAETTTPMTKADAGIILGMSMWGDEPSPGLKERLDYGLKLYNEGMFSRIIVSGGLDKADYKYTEAQGMKNYLVAHGVPDEAILMENESTSTYENLKFSQKIMQQEGMKSAVVITHTFHGQRALEIAREFGYASPQLGLTESQTMSMLKYKTREILAYTKWKMQQLTM, via the coding sequence ATGGAATGGTATGTATACCAAAAAGGCTCGTCTCCCATCCGCAAGGTATCCCGGAGAGGGCGTTCCAGACCGAAGCGCAACCTGCTGATCGCCTGTTTTATCCTGGTGGTTGCAGGTTTACTTTGGTGCGCGGCTGTCTTTAACATTATTAATAATGCGGAGACGACTACGCCGATGACGAAAGCGGATGCCGGCATTATTCTGGGGATGTCCATGTGGGGAGATGAACCTAGTCCGGGTCTCAAGGAGCGCCTGGATTATGGACTGAAGCTGTACAATGAAGGGATGTTCAGCCGCATTATCGTTTCCGGAGGTCTGGACAAGGCAGATTATAAATATACCGAGGCTCAAGGCATGAAGAATTATCTGGTGGCCCATGGTGTACCTGATGAGGCGATTCTGATGGAGAATGAATCTACCAGCACCTATGAGAATTTGAAATTCAGCCAAAAGATTATGCAGCAGGAGGGTATGAAGTCAGCTGTAGTCATTACCCATACTTTTCATGGGCAGCGTGCATTGGAGATCGCGAGGGAATTCGGCTATGCCTCACCGCAGCTGGGTCTGACAGAGTCTCAAACCATGTCCATGCTGAAATATAAGACCCGGGAAATTCTGGCTTATACCAAATGGAAAATGCAGCAGCTAACCATGTAA
- the hflX gene encoding GTPase HflX, whose translation MAITHDTQTDVQDRAILVSLVTDKIKRTGFDPELSLQELVQLAETAGVEVLDVLRQNKETPDSKWFIGKGKVEELRMAADGLGANTAIFDQELSGAQVRNLEEALDLKIIDRTQLILDIFAGRAKTREGIIQVELAQLSYLLPRLSGHGKNLSRLGGGIGTRGPGESKLETDRRHIRDRITELKRQLDDVVKTRELHRERRRKSGAVQVALVGYTNAGKSTLLKQLTDADVYIENQLFATLDPTSRVLQLPAGKEVVLTDTVGFIQNLPHDLVASFRATLEEVNEANLVLHVVDASSPMREEQMEVVDSILQDLGAAGKPRVVLFNKSDLCQPEQLEMLPTGQGYLKISAFSPEDLTRVTGLIADELAGDTLVFRIPGDRGDLSSLLYRVGEVLETNYEENDVLYSVRLNKEDYEKWGYKLAEFVVQ comes from the coding sequence ATGGCAATAACACATGATACGCAAACGGATGTTCAGGACCGGGCCATTCTGGTCAGTCTGGTCACAGACAAAATCAAACGCACGGGCTTCGATCCTGAGCTTTCACTGCAAGAATTGGTTCAACTGGCTGAGACGGCCGGGGTGGAGGTGCTGGATGTACTCCGCCAGAACAAGGAAACTCCCGATTCGAAATGGTTTATCGGCAAGGGCAAGGTAGAAGAGCTGCGGATGGCGGCAGACGGCCTAGGAGCCAATACGGCGATTTTTGACCAGGAGCTGTCAGGAGCCCAGGTCCGCAACCTTGAAGAAGCACTGGACCTAAAAATCATTGACCGTACGCAGCTGATCTTGGATATTTTTGCAGGGAGAGCTAAGACGCGGGAAGGTATCATCCAGGTGGAGCTGGCACAGCTCTCCTATCTGCTGCCCCGTCTGTCGGGTCACGGCAAGAATTTGTCCAGGCTTGGCGGCGGGATAGGCACCAGGGGTCCAGGGGAGAGCAAGCTGGAGACTGACCGCCGTCATATCCGGGACCGGATCACTGAACTGAAGCGCCAGCTGGATGATGTCGTCAAGACGCGTGAGCTGCACCGCGAACGCCGCCGCAAGAGCGGCGCTGTTCAGGTGGCGCTGGTCGGCTATACCAATGCCGGCAAATCCACGCTGCTGAAGCAGCTGACGGATGCCGATGTTTATATTGAGAACCAGCTGTTCGCTACACTGGATCCGACTTCGCGTGTCCTGCAGCTGCCTGCGGGCAAGGAAGTCGTGCTCACGGACACGGTAGGGTTCATTCAGAACCTGCCGCATGATTTGGTCGCCTCCTTCCGGGCAACTTTGGAAGAAGTAAACGAAGCCAATCTGGTGCTGCATGTAGTAGATGCCTCTTCCCCGATGCGTGAGGAGCAGATGGAGGTTGTGGATTCAATTCTCCAGGATCTCGGTGCTGCCGGCAAACCGAGGGTCGTTCTGTTTAATAAAAGCGATCTCTGCCAGCCGGAACAGCTGGAGATGCTGCCAACCGGTCAAGGCTATCTGAAGATCAGCGCTTTCAGCCCCGAGGATCTGACCCGTGTTACCGGACTGATCGCCGATGAGTTGGCTGGAGATACACTTGTCTTCCGGATTCCCGGAGACCGCGGGGACCTGTCTTCACTGCTGTACCGGGTCGGAGAGGTGCTGGAAACCAATTACGAAGAGAACGATGTGCTTTACAGCGTCCGCTTGAATAAAGAGGATTATGAAAAATGGGGATACAAGCTTGCTGAGTTTGTTGTACAGTAA
- a CDS encoding AAA family ATPase, which yields MNGRVAAASGREEGRPSRQINIVLRNQEPPAVNIAAGEHSSGAVPTKNHGHSGLFQELSRELDALVGLDNIKELVFEIYALLQVAQMRSEAGLASGGQAYHMVFKGNPGTGKTTVARIVAKLFQRMGVLSKGHLIEVERADLVGEYIGHTAQKTRDLVKKALGGILFIDEAYSLARGGDKDFGKEAIDTLVKSMEDHRSQFVLILAGYSGEIDYFLMSNPGLPSRFPIQVEFPDYTIDQLLQIAELMAKERDYILMPQAILKLKQHLLIEKTESLHAFSNARYVRNSIEKAVRSQAVRLLNQYESNSPGKQELMTLRTEDFKL from the coding sequence GTGAACGGACGCGTAGCAGCGGCAAGCGGACGGGAGGAAGGCAGACCGTCACGCCAGATTAATATTGTGCTGCGGAATCAAGAGCCACCTGCGGTAAACATTGCGGCAGGTGAACACAGCAGCGGGGCTGTGCCCACCAAAAATCACGGCCATAGCGGACTATTCCAGGAATTAAGCCGGGAACTTGATGCCCTTGTCGGCCTGGATAATATCAAGGAACTTGTATTTGAAATCTACGCGCTCCTGCAAGTCGCACAGATGCGCAGCGAGGCGGGGCTGGCCAGTGGCGGTCAGGCGTATCATATGGTTTTTAAGGGGAACCCCGGAACCGGTAAAACAACCGTGGCAAGGATCGTGGCTAAGCTGTTTCAACGGATGGGCGTATTGAGCAAAGGGCATCTGATCGAAGTAGAACGTGCGGATCTGGTAGGCGAATATATTGGACATACCGCACAAAAAACTCGAGACCTGGTAAAAAAGGCGCTTGGCGGCATCCTGTTTATCGATGAAGCCTACAGCCTCGCCCGGGGTGGAGATAAGGATTTTGGCAAGGAAGCCATAGATACTCTTGTTAAATCTATGGAAGATCACCGCAGCCAATTTGTGCTTATCCTGGCAGGGTATTCCGGTGAGATCGATTATTTCCTTATGAGTAATCCAGGCTTGCCATCGCGTTTTCCGATTCAGGTAGAGTTTCCCGACTACACGATCGATCAGCTGCTGCAGATTGCCGAGCTGATGGCCAAAGAGCGGGACTATATTTTAATGCCGCAGGCTATACTCAAACTAAAGCAGCATTTGCTGATTGAGAAGACGGAAAGTCTTCATGCTTTCAGTAATGCCCGTTATGTACGTAATTCCATTGAGAAGGCCGTACGGTCGCAAGCGGTGCGGCTGCTGAATCAATATGAGAGCAACAGCCCCGGCAAGCAAGAGCTAATGACGCTGCGGACAGAAGATTTCAAGCTATAG
- the mutL gene encoding DNA mismatch repair endonuclease MutL: MAKIHVLDEHIANQIAAGEVVERPASVVKELVENAIDAGSTRIEVAVEEGGLQSIRVKDNGSGIEPEDCETAFYRHATSKIANGRDLFQITSLGFRGEALPSIAAVSKVSLLTASSEDGKGRVIDIEGGKLIRNEDNPSGKGSDLAVRELFFNTPARLKYMKSIQTELGHISDAMYRMALAHPNISFTLHHNGNQLLHTLGNGDLLQVIAAVYGTSAAKAMLPVSAEDPDYRISGYISRPEWTRSNRNAVTTIVGGRYIRSNGLNAAILRAYHTLLPINRFPLLVLQFDMHPSLVDVNVHPAKLEVRFSKENELYAFVEHELRKVLLGQSLIPRPGKEILGGKGSSSFIQEQFAFNKGTAIQPSESAAGTPGSQDVPGPAGVSYTRVSGNNPTSPEVSRGGGESSAPLFGSVRDQRPRQAQPFQPQARESASAYSGSYPQNSAHPRPSESGSSYRQPAAAMPGRGSLPSAEELYAPSGNGDSGLPQFPELNYIGQHHGTYIIAQNDSGLYLIDQHAAHERINYEYYYEKFGRPEDASQELLLPITLEFTPSESRQLSERLHWFQQAGVYLEHFGGQTFLVRSLPYWFPEGEEKALVEEMAEWVLSERSIDLAKLREKSSILCSCKASIKANQKLTEPEVEALLSRLAACKQPYTCPHGRPIVVSFSAYDLEKLFKRVM, encoded by the coding sequence ATGGCCAAAATTCATGTGCTGGACGAGCATATTGCCAACCAGATTGCTGCCGGAGAGGTAGTGGAACGGCCTGCTTCTGTGGTAAAGGAGCTGGTGGAGAACGCGATTGATGCCGGCAGTACCCGTATCGAGGTTGCGGTCGAGGAAGGCGGCCTGCAGAGCATCCGGGTGAAAGACAACGGCTCAGGCATTGAGCCGGAGGATTGCGAGACTGCCTTCTACCGGCATGCAACGAGTAAGATTGCCAATGGCCGTGATTTGTTCCAGATCACCAGCCTCGGGTTCCGGGGCGAAGCACTGCCCAGTATCGCGGCTGTGTCTAAGGTATCCTTGCTGACCGCAAGCAGCGAAGACGGCAAAGGCAGAGTGATCGATATCGAAGGCGGTAAGCTGATCCGGAATGAAGATAATCCGTCCGGCAAGGGCAGTGATCTGGCTGTGCGGGAATTATTTTTCAATACACCGGCAAGGCTGAAATATATGAAGAGTATCCAGACTGAGCTCGGGCATATATCGGATGCAATGTACCGGATGGCTTTGGCACACCCGAATATCTCCTTTACATTGCATCATAACGGCAACCAGCTGCTTCATACCCTCGGCAACGGTGATCTGCTTCAGGTCATCGCTGCCGTCTACGGTACATCCGCTGCGAAGGCGATGCTGCCAGTGAGTGCAGAAGATCCGGATTACCGGATTTCCGGTTACATCAGCCGTCCGGAGTGGACCCGTTCCAACCGGAATGCGGTCACCACGATTGTGGGCGGCCGTTATATCCGCAGCAACGGCCTAAACGCGGCGATCCTGCGGGCGTATCATACGCTGCTGCCGATCAACCGTTTTCCCCTGCTCGTGCTGCAGTTTGATATGCATCCGTCGCTTGTGGATGTCAATGTGCATCCGGCGAAGCTGGAGGTCCGCTTCAGTAAGGAAAATGAGCTGTATGCCTTTGTTGAACATGAGCTCCGCAAGGTTCTGCTCGGCCAAAGTCTGATCCCCCGCCCCGGCAAAGAAATACTTGGGGGGAAAGGCAGCAGCTCGTTCATACAGGAGCAGTTCGCCTTCAATAAAGGAACTGCAATTCAGCCATCGGAATCTGCCGCAGGAACTCCAGGATCACAGGATGTGCCCGGCCCTGCAGGAGTGTCATATACACGCGTATCCGGCAACAACCCCACCTCACCGGAGGTTAGCCGTGGCGGCGGTGAGAGCAGCGCGCCGCTGTTCGGCAGCGTCCGCGATCAGCGGCCAAGGCAGGCTCAGCCTTTCCAGCCGCAGGCCAGGGAAAGTGCGTCCGCGTATAGTGGCAGCTATCCCCAGAACTCGGCACATCCCCGGCCAAGCGAGAGCGGTAGCAGCTACCGGCAGCCGGCAGCGGCAATGCCCGGGCGGGGAAGCCTGCCTTCGGCAGAAGAGCTTTACGCGCCAAGCGGGAATGGCGATTCCGGCCTGCCGCAGTTTCCTGAGCTGAACTACATTGGCCAGCATCACGGCACTTATATTATTGCCCAGAATGACAGCGGGCTGTATCTTATCGACCAGCACGCTGCACATGAACGGATTAACTACGAATATTACTATGAGAAGTTCGGTCGTCCGGAGGATGCCTCGCAGGAGCTGCTGCTGCCCATTACTCTGGAGTTTACTCCATCGGAGAGCCGCCAGCTCAGCGAGCGGCTTCACTGGTTCCAGCAGGCTGGAGTCTATCTGGAGCATTTCGGCGGCCAGACGTTCCTGGTCCGCTCTTTGCCTTACTGGTTCCCGGAGGGGGAAGAGAAGGCACTAGTGGAAGAGATGGCAGAATGGGTGCTGAGCGAACGTTCGATTGACCTGGCGAAGCTGCGCGAGAAATCATCTATTCTATGCTCCTGCAAGGCTTCAATTAAAGCTAACCAGAAATTGACGGAGCCGGAAGTAGAGGCGCTCTTATCACGGCTGGCAGCCTGTAAGCAGCCCTATACCTGCCCCCATGGACGGCCGATCGTTGTATCCTTCTCCGCTTATGATTTAGAGAAGCTGTTCAAACGTGTCATGTAA
- the miaA gene encoding tRNA (adenosine(37)-N6)-dimethylallyltransferase MiaA, with the protein MTTETKRKVLVLLGPTAVGKTRLSLELAAAYNAEIISGDSMQVYRGMDIGTAKITSAEMKGIPHHLIDIHDPEDAYSAAEFQEQGKRLIEEISARGKLPFIVGGTGLYIESLCYGFRFSEAVADEAFRSEQDAFAEEHGAEALHARLAAVDPASAARLHPNDRRRIIRALEIHHQTKVTLSAAQADQKKESPYELCLIGLTMDRKILYKRIEDRIDQMLEQGLIQEVQGLLDKGYNRSLVSMQGLGYKEIAAYLAGELTYDEAVTLLKRDTRRFAKRQLSWFRHMKEIQWIEDFNEQNYPENLVKIREIIYRRFESTH; encoded by the coding sequence TTGACAACTGAGACTAAACGCAAAGTTCTGGTGCTGCTGGGACCTACTGCTGTGGGCAAAACCAGGCTGAGCCTGGAGCTGGCGGCGGCTTATAACGCCGAAATCATTTCGGGAGATTCCATGCAGGTTTATCGCGGAATGGATATCGGCACAGCCAAGATCACATCCGCTGAAATGAAAGGCATTCCCCATCATCTGATCGATATTCATGACCCTGAGGATGCCTATTCGGCTGCCGAATTTCAGGAACAGGGCAAAAGGCTGATTGAAGAGATCAGTGCCAGAGGCAAGCTGCCCTTTATAGTTGGCGGAACGGGGCTGTATATCGAGTCCCTGTGCTACGGATTCCGCTTCTCTGAGGCGGTTGCTGATGAGGCTTTCCGGAGTGAGCAGGATGCGTTTGCAGAAGAGCACGGGGCAGAGGCGCTGCATGCCCGGCTTGCTGCCGTAGACCCGGCCAGTGCTGCCCGGCTTCATCCCAATGACCGACGCCGGATTATCCGCGCGCTGGAAATTCATCACCAGACCAAGGTCACCCTTTCTGCTGCCCAGGCAGACCAGAAGAAAGAATCCCCGTACGAGCTGTGTCTTATAGGTCTTACTATGGACCGAAAGATCCTATATAAGCGTATTGAGGACCGTATTGACCAGATGCTGGAACAGGGGTTAATCCAAGAAGTGCAAGGGCTGCTGGATAAGGGCTACAACAGAAGCCTGGTATCGATGCAGGGCCTGGGCTATAAGGAAATAGCGGCTTATCTGGCTGGAGAGCTTACTTACGACGAAGCAGTTACACTTCTCAAACGCGATACCCGCCGGTTCGCCAAAAGGCAGCTGTCCTGGTTCCGTCATATGAAGGAAATACAGTGGATTGAAGATTTTAATGAACAGAATTATCCGGAGAATCTTGTGAAAATACGTGAGATTATCTACCGCCGTTTTGAGAGTACACATTGA
- a CDS encoding YmaF family protein has product MQKRSSTLKQKPKYPKRAQRHVHEFEGSTKLAEEGADRHNHRFAGVTGQAIRVGSSHVHEIDFSRTDFAGHFHNLKKVRTGPAISVGNGKHVHFVTGQTTLNDGHVHPFNFATLIQSPLL; this is encoded by the coding sequence ATGCAAAAGCGAAGTTCTACTCTTAAGCAAAAGCCAAAATATCCTAAACGGGCTCAGCGGCATGTGCACGAATTTGAAGGCAGTACGAAACTGGCCGAAGAAGGCGCGGATCGGCATAACCACCGCTTCGCAGGAGTTACCGGGCAGGCAATCCGGGTCGGAAGCAGTCATGTTCATGAAATTGATTTCAGCAGAACAGATTTCGCCGGTCATTTTCACAATCTGAAAAAGGTCCGGACAGGACCGGCAATATCCGTTGGCAATGGTAAGCACGTTCACTTTGTAACAGGACAGACCACACTGAACGACGGGCATGTCCACCCGTTTAATTTCGCGACATTAATCCAATCTCCGCTTCTTTAA
- the hfq gene encoding RNA chaperone Hfq, whose protein sequence is MNKSINIQDTFLNQLRKENIPATVYLTNGFQIRGIIKAFDNFTIVIDSDGRQQMVYKHAISTFTPQRSVSLMQDSGNEE, encoded by the coding sequence ATGAACAAGTCCATTAACATCCAAGATACGTTCTTGAACCAGCTGCGTAAAGAGAATATCCCTGCTACAGTATATTTAACCAACGGCTTTCAAATCCGGGGAATCATTAAAGCGTTTGACAATTTTACAATTGTCATCGATAGTGACGGACGCCAGCAAATGGTGTACAAGCATGCCATCTCGACCTTCACACCGCAGCGCAGCGTCTCTTTGATGCAGGATAGCGGCAACGAAGAATAA
- a CDS encoding class I SAM-dependent methyltransferase, with product MIITTGFDPIPEIVQRAVSLAEHTGATFAPRGKMSMKKLVDRYRDEEILVVLQEAVRLITPGMPPMEFHPSMGFVRAKRILKGEPDPMIEAAGMQPGDSVLDCTAGLGSDSLLFAVHGGAESAVTALESSLPLYALLLEGMRHYTSGQIKVNEALRRIQVVHSEHLQYLRAMPDNSVDIVYFDPMFRVPLMDSSAISPLRQFANTAALSAESVTEAVRIARKTVLLKEKALSSEFARLGFEELLRGSAKISYGVIHIDN from the coding sequence ATGATTATAACCACGGGCTTTGACCCGATACCGGAAATCGTTCAGCGGGCTGTAAGTCTGGCAGAGCATACCGGTGCAACATTTGCGCCGCGGGGCAAAATGTCCATGAAGAAGCTGGTGGACCGTTACAGGGATGAGGAGATCCTGGTAGTGCTCCAGGAGGCAGTCCGGCTGATTACACCGGGAATGCCTCCAATGGAGTTCCATCCCAGCATGGGCTTTGTCCGGGCGAAACGGATATTGAAAGGTGAGCCTGATCCTATGATTGAAGCTGCAGGAATGCAGCCGGGAGACAGTGTGCTGGACTGCACAGCAGGCCTTGGGAGTGACTCGCTTCTATTTGCCGTGCACGGAGGAGCAGAGTCGGCTGTAACAGCACTGGAGAGCTCTCTGCCGCTCTATGCCCTGCTCCTGGAAGGCATGAGGCACTATACCTCTGGACAAATTAAGGTAAATGAAGCGCTGCGCCGTATCCAGGTGGTACACAGCGAGCATTTGCAGTATTTACGCGCTATGCCGGACAATAGCGTCGATATCGTTTATTTTGACCCGATGTTTAGGGTTCCCTTAATGGATTCCTCAGCGATTTCGCCGCTGCGTCAATTTGCTAATACGGCAGCCCTTTCGGCAGAGAGTGTCACAGAAGCGGTCCGGATAGCCCGGAAAACCGTCCTGCTCAAGGAGAAGGCGTTAAGCAGCGAATTTGCCCGGCTTGGTTTTGAGGAACTTCTCCGGGGGAGTGCTAAAATATCGTACGGGGTGATACACATTGACAACTGA